One genomic window of Cercospora beticola chromosome 5, complete sequence includes the following:
- a CDS encoding uncharacterized protein (BUSCO:EOG092648LP), producing the protein MAEENRSLRSVYDEAEKKRSTIESSFDSNAASFQDNLTTTIQLYEECLKIADQISLFSPNESLEDITTENLQYLLLNYRISELILRLNSREHRKSNLHQAQNHYERYLKRLDNYDLLSKEDFTLFEQYQESPNKFSTASSTDAAARRETKIKRFKEEKALKEKLAYIRQNPRILQEDDDKARELHLTNIAYCTHQTFASLESIAQELHILSLAPPTPPPDPRGQSSSDARDRGRFAEGYSDRLDGPQHLSAGMKGPLLDAKGKPLRPFTLLPRQELKQGVFRPDHSLPTMSIDEYLEEERRRGGMIEGGGEASRQTKEVDEDDYEAADRETMKAREWDEYVEANPKGSGNTINRG; encoded by the coding sequence ATGGCCGAAGAGAACCGCAGTCTCCGCTCCGTATACGATGAGGCCGAAAAGAAACGCAGCACAATCGAATCCAGCTTCGACAGCAACGCCGCCAGCTTCCAAGACAACCTAACAACCACAATCCAACTCTACGAAGAATGTCTCAAAATCGCCGACCAAATCTCCCTCTTCAGCCCCAATGAATCTCTCGAAGACATCACAACCGAAAACCTCCAGTACCTCCTCCTCAACTACCGCATCTCCGAACTCATCCTCCGCCTCAACTCTCGCGAGCACCGCAAATCCAACCTCCACCAAGCCCAAAACCACTACGAACGCTACCTCAAACGTCTCGACAACTACGATCTCCTCTCAAAAGAAGATTTCACTCTCTTCGAACAATACCAAGAATCCCCCAACAAATTCTCCACAGCCTCCTCAACCGACGCTGCAGCCCGGCGGGAAACAAAAATCAAACGATtcaaagaagagaaagcatTGAAAGAGAAGTTGGCGTATATACGACAGAATCCTCGGATCTtacaagaagacgatgataaGGCTCGAGAACTCCACCTCACCAATATCGCATACTGTACACATCAAACTTTCGCTTCACTAGAATCCATCGCGCAGGAATTACATATTCTATCACTCGCGCCTCCAACTCCCCCACCAGATCCGCGGGGTCAAAGCTCTTCCGATGCACGCGACAGAGGGCGTTTCGCAGAAGGCTACTCCGATCGTCTCGATGGTCCACAACACCTTTCCGCAGGAATGAAAGGACCTCTACTAGACGCCAAAGGCAAACCTCTTCGACCATTCACATTATTACCGAGACAAGAGTTGAAGCAAGGAGTTTTCCGACCGGATCATAGTCTGCCAACGATGAGTATTGATGAGTacttggaggaggagagacGGAGAGGCGGGATGATTGAGGGTGGAGGCGAGGCGAGTCGGCAGACGAAGGAggtggatgaggatgattaTGAGGCGGCGGATCGGGAGACGATGAAGGCGAGAGAGTGGGATGAGTATGTGGAGGCGAATCCGAAGGGGAGTGGGAATACGATTAATCGTGGGTGA
- a CDS encoding uncharacterized protein (MEROPS:MER0000432) yields the protein MAQVKEYTIDVPQAKIDRLLRKLDDAEYPEGIEGAGDTYGSQVRAHEKKLNELPNYEVQVDVDGHGPVDVHLVHQKSDVAGAIPLLFVHGWPGSFLEVTKMLPMLKGGNGKPAFHVVAPSLPNYGFSGPALKPGFNIRCTAEAMNKVMLALGYEQYVTQGGDWGFLVTRAMAHLYPQHVKAHHINWAWAGQPEEFTIGTKTQPELSEREKKQMAQAEKWNPFGMGDGRGYVAMQSTRPLTINYAFRDSPVALLAWIWDKLVDWTDDYPWTEDEVCLWLSIYVFSRAGPDAASFLYYEATHDMKEVPLPVVQSYINVPLGIADFPVEIANMPQSWRSGMGPIVFQKLYEKGGHFAGWERPGDIADGLGEMFGKGGGAYGVVEGKDGY from the exons ATGGCACAAGTCAAGGAGTATACGATCGACGTTCCGCAAGCCAAGATCGACCGACTGCTGCGCAAGCTTGACGATGCTGAATATCCTGAAGGCATTGAGGGCGCCGGGGATACCTACGGCTCTCAGGT GCGAGCACACGAGAAAAAGCTCAATGAACTGCCAAACTACGAAGTCCAAGTTGACGTCGATGGACACGGACCAGTCGACGTGCACTTGGTTCACCAGAAAAGCGACGTCGCCGGAGCCATCCCACTGCTCTTCGTTCATGGCTGGCCTGGATCCTTTCTCGAAGTGACAAAAATGCTCCCAATGCTCAAAGGTGGGAATGGCAAACCAGCCTTTCACGTCGTAGCGCCCAGCTTGCC TAACTACGGCTTCTCCGGCCCCGCTCTGAAACCAGGCTTCAACATCAGATGCACAGCTGAAGCCATGAACAAAGTCATGCTCGCGCTGGGCTATGAACAGTACGTCACGCAGGGTGGCGATTGGGGGTTTCTTGTCACACGTGCCATGGCCCATCTCTACCCTCAACACGTCAAAGCCCACCATATCAATTGGGCCTGGGCCGGACAGCCTGAAGAATTCACCATTGGAACCAAAACTCAACCAGAACTCAGCGAGCGTGAAAAGAAGCAAATGGCGCAAGCCGAGAAGTGGAATCCTTTTGGAATG GGCGACGGCCGCGGCTACGTAGCAATGCAATCCACCCGCCCCCTAACAATCAACTACGCCTTCCGCGACTCCCCCGTCGCATTGCTCGCCTGGATCTGGGACAAACTCGTCGACTGGACCGACGACTACCCCTGGACCGAAGACGAAGTCTGTCTCTGGCTTTCCATTTACGTTTTCTCCCGCGCCGGCCCGGACGCTGCTTCATTCTTATACTATGAAGCTACGCACGATATGAAAGAAGTTCCATTGCCTGTTGTGCAGAGTTATATTAATGTTCCGTTGGGAATTGCGGATTTTCCGGTCGAGATTGCGAATATGCCGCAGAGTTGGAGATCTGGGATGGGGCCGATTGTTTTTCAGAAGTTATATGAGAAGGGAGGACATTTTGCGGGGTGGGAGAGGCCGGGAGATATTGCGGATGGGTTGGGGGAGATGTTTGGAAAAGGTGGTGGTGCGTATGGAGTTGTTGAGGGGAAGGATGGGTATTGA
- a CDS encoding uncharacterized protein (CAZy:GT2_Glyco_trans_2), producing MHSFQNVLPVSQHDAARSQSQASKTSAKSIISAATTTVANKIRAGTLAFSDWLLDTTPFFLVSTYFIVTTAIFCFCNEAAIKVFYFFYMSANFYIAACCVVESFLGLTPVRDARKAAIAVEESGLFPSDLNGTVKDLPTIDIVIVAYLPNEQEIIRNQVLYACEELLYPKEKLRINLVYNTPKPIEPLETELAQLPTMYKNLKVIKVPGSKSKADNLNYFFSLRSTAQIIGIFDSDHCPHPHNPRWAAERFLSDSSVDIVQGRCIVYNTSESFWARMIAIEFDKIYAISHPGRSRMFGFGLFCGSNGYWKAPLLREHKMHGDMLTEDIDSALRAYGKGKKAVHDMNVCSFEMAPNTFQAFWKQRLRWAQGWTQASWKHKSLAWTNPPDGKKRDFDERYGIVSLLAVREISYYLVTIHTCLLLSFIIVGWPSNVAELVKLLFFRYPMAEWFLFATIIALIYTLYFTEKVRSEFTSWWDMVVFCIIYVPYLVLMATMGLYGHARQMIRYSSWNPTARK from the coding sequence ATGCATTCGTTCCAGAACGTCCTACCAGTGAGCCAGCACGATGCTGCCCGCTCGCAGTCGCAAGCCTCGAAAACATCGGCCAAATCAATCATCTCAGCTGCCACCACAACCGTAGCGAACAAGATCCGAGCAGGAACGCTGGCATTCTCGGACTGGCTACTGGACACTACACCTTTCTTCTTGGTCTCTACATATTTCATAGTCACAACagccatcttctgcttctgcaatGAAGCAGCAATCAAGGtcttctacttcttctacATGTCAGCGAATTTCTACATTGCAGCATGCTGCGTAGTAGAATCATTCCTCGGCCTGACACCGGTGCGAGACGCGCGCAAAGCCGCCATCGCAGTAGAAGAAAGCGGCCTCTTCCCCAGCGACCTCAACGGAACAGTCAAAGATCTCCCCACAATcgacatcgtcatcgtcgcatACCTCCCCAACGAACAAGAAATCATCCGCAACCAAGTCCTCTACGCCTGCGAAGAGCTCCTCTACCCCAAAGAAAAGCTCCGCATCAACCTCGTCTACAACACCCCCAAACCCATCGAACCCCTCGAAACCGAACTCGCTCAACTCCCCACCATGTACAAAAACCTCAAAGTCATCAAAGTCCCCGGCTCCAAATCCAAAGCCGACAACTTGAACTACTTCTTCTCTCTCCGCTCCACCGCCCAAATCATCGGAATCTTCGACAGCGACCACTGCCCTCACCCCCACAACCCCCGCTGGGCCGCCGAACGCTTCCTCTCCGACTCGTCTGTCGACATCGTCCAAGGCCGCTGCATAGTCTACAACACCTCCGAATCCTTCTGGGCACGCATGATCGCCATCGAATTCGATAAAATCTACGCCATATCCCATCCCGGCCGAAGCCGAATGTTCGGATTCGGACTCTTTTGCGGTAGCAACGGATACTGGAaagctcctcttctccgAGAACATAAAATGCACGGGGATATGTTGACGGAAGATATTGATTCTGCGCTGCGAGCTTATGGAAAGGGGAAAAAAGCTGTGCATGATATGAATGTTTGTTCGTTTGAGATGGCTCCTAATACTTTTCAAGCTTTTTGGAAGCAACGATTACGATGGGCTCAAGGATGGACGCAGGCGAGTTGGAAACATAAGTCGCTGGCTTGGACGAATCCTCCGGATGGGAAGAAAAGAGATTTCGATGAACGATATGGTATCGTTTCTTTGCTCGCCGTTCGAGAAATCAGCTATTATCTCGTCACGATACATACCTGCCTCTTACTCAGtttcatcatcgtcggctgGCCATCCAACGTTGCGGAACTGGTCAAATTGCTGTTTTTCCGGTATCCGATGGCAGAGTGGTTCTTGTTCGCGACGATTATTGCTTTGATTTACACATTGTATTTCACAGAGAAAGTCCGATCGGAGTTTACGAGTTGGTGGGATATGGTGGTGTTTTGTATCATTTATGTCCCATACTTGGTACTCATGGCTACTATGGGATTGTATGGACATGCGAGGCAGATGATTCGGTATTCGAGTTGGAATCCGACGGCGAGGAAGTGA
- a CDS encoding uncharacterized protein (CAZy:AA1), with translation MRFSTFTLLAQACAFLSPTLANPTPEPLEFVNEFGALEAIPPPEAGSLARRTPQTGGDVACKNAPNTRACWSTGFTIATDFDAKSPNTGRDVYYDLEITNRTDMAPDGFNRIVMAINGQYPGPTLYAEWGDRMIINVKNSLEHNGTSIHWHGLRQLNTCQHDGVNGVTECPIAPGQTKQYIIRCTQHGTSWYHSHYSAQYGDGIVGAIVINGPATSNYDSDLGTLTFTDWFYKTAFATNVIALHSTRGPPTPDTGLINGTMKRDDGGGAYHVTKVTKGKRFRLRLINTGIDNHFHISIDQHNFTVITSDFVPIKPYVTKSVSLQIGQRADIIIKADQAIGNYWLRADVGTDCGRNLMEGKILSIIRYDGAPSSNPTQAVSEITKSTGCYDETVRPYVNNTVPSSEFNAVRQNIELDFNQTTTASGGALVQWLIDGSDMRVDWSYPTLGQVLDNNNTYADKQNVIEIVQKPNQWTFWVIQTKQGDFVNLPHPIHLHGHDFYVMGSGEMGTWNGDVSQLKFDNPPRRDTATLPRGGWLIIGFPADNPGMWLMHCHIPWHVGAGLSMQFLERKDEVKAALGNLGDYEKTCDGWRQYWNKPGRLYEMDDSGL, from the exons ATGAGGTTCTCAACTTTCACTTTGCTTGCACAAGCATGCGCTTTCCTTTCACCAACCCTCGCAAATCCTACTCCCGAGCCACTTGAATTCGTGAATGAATTTGGCGCGCTCGAAGCAATACCTCCTCCCGAGGCAGGGTCACTTGCCCGCAGGACACCTCAGACTGGAGGAGATGTAGCGTGCAAAAATGCACCCAACACGAGAGCTTGTTGGTCGACAGGCTTCACCATCGCCACTGATTTCGACGCCAAGTCACCCAATACTGGACGCGACGTTTACTACGATCTGGAAATCACGAACAGAACCGACATGGCTCCTGATGGCTTCAACAGAATAGTGATGGCCATCAATGGACAATATC CTGGTCCAACACTCTATGCAGAGTGGGGTGACCGCATGATCATCAATGTCAAGAACTCACTGGAACATAATGGCACATCCATTCACTGGCACGGACTTCGTCAGCTCAACACCTGTCAGCACGACGGCGTGAATGGCGTGACCGAATGTCCCATTGCTCCTGGACAGACCAAGCAGTACATTATCCGGTGCACGCAACACGGCACTTCATGGTACCACAGCCATTACTCTGCACAGTATGGCGATGGAATCGTTGGTGCCATTGTCATCAATGGACCGGCAACGAGTAACTACGATAGCGACCTTGGTACTTTGACCTTCACAGACTGGTTCTACAAGACTGCATTCGCGACCAATGTCATTGCGCTTCACAGCACACGAGGCCCTCCAACTCCCGATACCGGCCTCATCAACGGCACGATGAAACGCGATGATGGCGGAGGAGCGTACCACGTCACCAAAGTCACCAAAGGAAAACGTTTCCGCCTCCGACTCATCAACACCGGCATCGACAACCACTTCCACATCTCCATCGACCAACACAACTTCACCGTCATTACCTCCGACTTCGTCCCCATAAAACCCTACGTAACCAAATCCGTCTCCCTCCAAATCGGCCAACGCGCCGACATAATCATCAAAGCCGACCAAGCCATCGGAAATTACTGGCTTCGTGCAGACGTAGGCACAGACTGCGGCCGCAACCTCATGGAAGGCAAAATCCTCAGCATAATCCGCTACGACGGAGCGCCCTCTTCAAACCCCACCCAAGCCGTCTCCGAAATCACAAAATCCACAGGCTGCTACGACGAAACCGTGCGTCCCTACGTAAACAACACCGTCCCCTCCTCCGAATTCAACGCCGTACGCCAAAACATCGAACTAGACTTCAACCaaaccaccaccgcctccgGCGGCGCTTTGGTCCAATGGCTAATCGACGGCTCCGACATGCGAGTCGACTGGTCTTACCCAACCCTCGGCCAAGTCCTAGACAATAACAACACCTACGCAGACAAACAAAACGTCATCGAAATCGTACAAAAACCAAATCAATGGACTTTTTGGGTAATTCAAACGAAACAAGGGGATTTTGTCAATTTACCGCATCCGATTCATTTACATGGTCATGATTTTTATGTTATGGGGAGTGGAGAGATGGGAACGTGGAATGGAGATGTTAGTCAGTTGAAATTTGATAATCCGCCCAGGAGGGATACGGCGACGTTGCCGAGGGGTGGGTGGTTGATTATTGGGTTTCCGGCGGATAATCCTG GCATGTGGCTGATGCATTGTCATATTCCATGGCACGTTGGAGCGGGTCTGAGCATGCAGTTCTTGGAAAGGAAAGATGAAGTCAAGGCAGCTCTTGGGAATCTTGGGGATTACGAGAAGACTTGTGATGGGTGGAGGCAATATTGGAATAAGCCTGGCAGGCTGTATGAGATGGACGATTCGGGTTTGTGA